Within Hydra vulgaris chromosome 02, alternate assembly HydraT2T_AEP, the genomic segment TATCAAGCATATATCAAAACCCGAGCTCTACTCATAGTTTCAGCACAGGCCATAACCAATGAATTAGTTTTAGTTCATGGTGACTAAGCACCAAAATATAGTACAGTTACCAAGTGGACtgctttatttaaagatgatagAGAGTCTCGACGATGATTCTCGCTCAGGGCACCCTTAAACCACGTATATAGCTGAGAATATTGAACGTGTACGAGCCATTATTGAAGAAAATTCTCAAGCAGCACATGATATAATTGAAGCTCTGACATcgattaattgttttataataattgcaAAACGTTAATTATTAAcgaaaaaatagttattaacgaaaaaatcattaattattaACGAAATCATTCACAACgctgttaaaaaaagaaaactaacatCTTTTTGGAAAACTCACGAGTTAACCGATAAAAATCGCAAGAATAGAGTTGAGGCATGTAAGGAAAATTTATCCCGTTTTAGAAACGGCCCATGAAGACTATATGATATTATTACATTGGATGAATCGTGGTTGTATTTGAGACAAGTAGGACACAAATTGGCTAACGCTAGTTGGGTCGGTAAAGTCCAAAAAGATGCGACAGATTTGAGCCAAAAAAACATGTTCTACTTCTTCAAAACAACAGGTGTTGTTCATTTTGGTTATGTTAAAAAGGTAAACACTATTACTAGTCAGTATTATATAAGAAATTGATTGATGCCTCTTATATGCgaaataaataagcaaagaCCTAAGTAAccactcaaaattttaaatttctctaTTATAACGCTCGATCTTATGTAACTTAAATCGTCACAAATCGTCTTAACCAAGCTGGAATCGCTTTAAAAAGAGCacttgacaattttaaaataaattttgttgttggcAAACTTCTTTCCTGCAgttattgaactttttgaatATCGTTGATTCAAACACAGATGTCAACGACACAGATGTCTCGCATGTATATCAACGACACAGATGTCTCGCATGTATATTAGCGACACAGATGTCTCGCATGTACATCAACGACACAGATGTATTGCATGTATACCAACGACACAGATGTCTCGCATGTATACCAACGACACAGATGTCTCGCATGTATATCATCTTATTTggaaaatcaaacatttttaccatttattccAATAATAGATCACTGAGCAGCAGATATCCTTTATCTCTTCAAAAATACATAGTATTGAATCTCTCGTCCGTTATCCAGATATGGATTCTGTTGCAATTAAATCGCACGcacaagaaattttataaatctatcAAAAAATGTGGAAGCTAATTTTCTGTCTGCATTTTAAAAGCTTCGCTTCAATCGAAACTGGAACCAATGAAACTAGAAAACCAAATTATCGGATTTACTTTTGTATTCGATGAAAGAAACTTGAATTGACATTCCCTAATGTGAATATTACTTTAAGAATGTTTCTCTCTACTGCGGTTGCAAATATCGGTCCCTTTCAACTTAGTGAACTTTCAAATAGTGAAGGACTGCCTGAGTTTTAATAGTGGGCAGAAACACCTCTACGCTCTAGccgtttttcaaattaaaaaatctttctttaaaagaaatcaatgtaaaaggTGTGATCGAtcattttgttgatttaaaaatcaccaaaaaaaaaaaaaagcagataacaaaataaattatctaCCTTGGTGATGTAACCTAGATGAAAAGTatgtaatctttaaaaatttctgtctcattttgccttactgaattgttttaaatatataaaatacaaagatCTGATTGTTCATTTGTTTATTCTTTGgaataacttattataataatctaacaattataaaataaataataataacaattactttttaattttggatCTAAAACAGTAAAACTTATTtagccatatttttttttttttttttgtaatttaactccccgaggccgagaaggccactacagatgaggaggctacttgtggttaaaaccctctctcaactctataactccgaaacacgaaccttgacgaacaaggccactgcgcggagaaacaagctATAAGAAAATTGtgctaaaaagaaaattgtgctaaaaacataatttttcatTGTTACAAACGTTATCTTACTGGTGAGCCAGGATGGCTCAAAGACGGACCTGGGCACGTGTTTCTATCAGCCGATTTGTCTCATTATTTAACTgtctgtatatattataaagaataGACATGAATGTATCCCAAGCTCTTTacattttaccaaaataattgaacaaaatagcgaattttaactaattttgagTTATGCacattgcaaaagttttttataaaactaaagaaaaaaacaataaataaaaatataataaataataataataataaatttaaaaaaaaatgggattattcatatatattataaaattaatttatattgattttatatgcaattgtattgtttttatatgtaaactttatttgaaagtGTGCAAAGCCACGAGTATTTTATCatgcaaaataaacatttagatTTAAGATTATGCTTTAGACTTCAACTTTGTTAATTAATACcttgtgataaaaaaataaaataaaaagatgacAACAAGCTTACTTGAAAATATCTCATACACATTAgaccatttaaataaaaacttcaacaaagtataaactttttaaaaaataagacaatgtttggaaataaaattttaaaattttaaaacaataaagtaaaatagttacgaaaaatcatttaaataatgttaattagaGAAGAAACTttaatcaaaagaaattttactttcaacattattttactagtaaaataatatttacctgtaaaacttgtaaaatattCAATGTTTTAACACCAATAAAATCAACAGAATAAACTCTGAAATGATATccatttcaaaaaaagttttatcatgaatgtttaattgaagtttttgactattttctacattttaatTAGTTTGTATACTTGTAAAaaccttctccattttttttccCAAACTTTCCCATTTCAACGCATCTGTTCAGCATTTCACTTGGGTTAAAAAGTGGATTGTCAGGGTTGTTCTTATGCCAACCATCAACAATAAACTTAATAGTATCCAGACCAACATAGTCTGCTAGTTCAAAAGGGCCCATTGGATAACCTGCACCAAGCTTCATTGCAGTATCGATATCTCGAGCATTTGCATGGCCTCTTTCTACAAAACGAATAGCTTCCATCATATAGGGTACAAGAAGGCGATTGACAATAAAACCAGGAGTATCTTTGCAAGAAACAGGAATTTTCCCTAGATCTTTTGAAAACTGGAATAATGTATCAAATGTTTCCTGAGATGTGTTTTCAGCTTTAACTACTTCTACAAGTTTCATTAATGGCACtggattaaaaaaatgtaacccACCGAATTTATCAGGTCTTGAAGTCACTttagatatttcaaaaataggAAGAGAAGAAGTATTTGATGTAAAAATACAATGTTTCGGGGCTGCTTTATCTATTACTTCAAACAATTTCCACTTTGCATCAAGATTTTCTGTAATTGCTTCAATCACTAAATCAGCATTGGCAACACCAACACTTGGCTCTTTTTCTGTCTTTATCCTGTTCAAAGTATCGTTGACAAATTTCGAAGCCAGTTTTGGCTCGTcaggaaactttttttttgttatcctGTCAATCGATTTTCTGACCATTACCATACATTTTTGCAGATATTCATCTTCTTTGTCTACTATAACAACGTCAAAATCATTTTGTGCAGCAACTTGTACAATTCCAGCTCCCATTAACCCCCCTCCTATTAcagtaacattatttatattcttCTCTTTACCATCGTTAGTAGTGCAATACTTAGCAGTTGAGTTTACAAGTCCACTTccgtaaactttaaaaatatttttactagctGAGCTAAGAGCAACGGATTGCAAAATAGGCATTATTATTGGACAAAAATAATTGATCTCAATATTAAACTAACTGTTAAATAAGCTTTTTCGATTACTTCATCACgaggttatttttgttttttttgtttgataataatTCTATGCGAATGAACAACGAATCTAATATTTTGACTTGTAAAGAAGCCATAAACAGccgcaaaatcttttttttagggtttttaTGCGACGGCCTACTGGGCCCCAATAACACTATTATATTATAGAGGCTATCTGGTGAACCTCTCCACTTCATATAGGTTTTTCACGACTACATTTTTTATACcatgttttacatttattttattttttgttcatagGTTCAACATCCAGTAatgtattttcaaagttttattttttcaaatattattcgAGGTCTTTTTCTCCTTCTAAATGAGGATAATTATGACTATTATATCcaatagtattatttttgttattatagcTATCCTCGTTAATTTTgctttagtattattattatatgactACTAATACAATCCAATTGATTAGTATAcgtagtatttttaaataaccgtGAAAGgcaatattgttattgttagaGCCATCCTAATGGAGAGGTGGAGGGAGGGGGCGTAAAGCATGTCTATCCTCCcgacaaaaaatttattcaaaaattagtcGGAAAATTTTTACCTGTAGTTGACAGTCGACAAATATCAATAaacgaaaacttttttttttagttgtaagtCGGCAAAAAATAGATAAGCCCCCCGGCCCTCCATCACCCCTTCTTTCAGATTTTTGCGGGACGGCCCTGGCTATTGT encodes:
- the LOC100198712 gene encoding hydroxyacyl-coenzyme A dehydrogenase, mitochondrial; translation: MPILQSVALSSASKNIFKVYGSGLVNSTAKYCTTNDGKEKNINNVTVIGGGLMGAGIVQVAAQNDFDVVIVDKEDEYLQKCMVMVRKSIDRITKKKFPDEPKLASKFVNDTLNRIKTEKEPSVGVANADLVIEAITENLDAKWKLFEVIDKAAPKHCIFTSNTSSLPIFEISKVTSRPDKFGGLHFFNPVPLMKLVEVVKAENTSQETFDTLFQFSKDLGKIPVSCKDTPGFIVNRLLVPYMMEAIRFVERGHANARDIDTAMKLGAGYPMGPFELADYVGLDTIKFIVDGWHKNNPDNPLFNPSEMLNRCVEMGKFGKKNGEGFYKYTN